Proteins encoded together in one Dasypus novemcinctus isolate mDasNov1 chromosome 9, mDasNov1.1.hap2, whole genome shotgun sequence window:
- the TMEM61 gene encoding transmembrane protein 61 produces MAAPKTCDGSRVAATLRYCMTVGGTVVLVAGTLCFAWWSEADADARPGQLALPPGRPTPKAPSRLLRTVSFFCCGAGGLLLLVGLLWSIKAGTRERPGRDPYHLSRDLHYLTVEPWEESRRTSEVIANPTDEEAVCHPLTVADGAPAPPADPMEGGLKRGASGPALLGTQRPLPPPSYESIFLAPDVISGETAPRAVSSCPGLVIQTAGEEVRGSWQGERV; encoded by the exons ACGTGTGACGGGAGCCGCGTGGCCGCCACCCTCCGCTACTGTATGACGGTCGGTGGCACCGTGGTTCTGGTGGCCGGGACGCTCTGCTTTGCTTGGTGGAGTGAAGCGGATGCAGATGCCCGCCCTGGCCAGCTGGCCCTGCCCCCCGGGCGCCCCACACCCAAGGCCCCCAGCCGCCTGCTCAGGACGGTCAGCTTCTTCTGCTGTGGTGCGGGTGGCCTGCTGCTGCTCGTCGGCCTGCTGTGGTCCATCAAGGCTGGCACCCGGGAGCGGCCGGGACGGGACCCATACCACCTCTCCAGGGACCTGCACTACCTCACCGtggagccctgggaggagagCCGCAG GACCTCCGAGGTGATTGCCAACCCCACTGATGAGGAGGCTGTGTGCCACCCGCTGACTGTGGCTGATGGGGCCCCGGCACCACCTGCAGACCCCATGGAGGGAGGCCTGAAGCGTGGAGCCTCAGGGCCCGCCCTGCTCGGGACCCAGCGCCCCTTGCCTCCCCCCAGCTACGAGAGCATCTTCCTTGCTCCTGATGTCATCTCTGGAGAGACAGCACCTAGGGCTGTGTCCTCCTGCCCAGGACTGGTGATTCAGACGGCAGGGGAGGAGGTTAGAGGCTCCTGGCAGGGGgaacgggtgtag